In the genome of Helicovermis profundi, the window GAATCTGTTAGACAAGAAATTGCGGAACAAACTGGTATGTCAATTCAAAAAAATAGTGTTATTGATATTCTAGTTAGTATTGAAGATGTTCTGTTAATAACTAATTTAGTGGATTGGCTAAGGAAAATGACTCTATTAGAATATTCAAGTGACATTGATATACCGGTTCTTAGCGTTGATAAATTTAAAGATTATCTTAAAAAACCTATGAGGAATAGTCTTGCAAAGATTATAGCGTCTCTTTATGAACTTAGTCCTATATCATCAGAAAATATAGAGGACAAGCTCAAAAAACTTGAACAGAATAATTTTATTGAAATTAAAAATAATGAAATAAGTATTTCACAGCCACTAGTTGATTTTGGTATGAGTTTTCTTATACCAGAAACACAAATAGTTTTAGAAACTTTTGATGGAAGTACTAGTGGACCAATAATTACCGCAAGTAGTGTAATCATTGGAGCTACGCCAAAGGATATATTGTCTTTAACAGCAACGGATGAAGGTATGGAAATGTCAACAATGAGTAGCGGTGAACTTTTAAGACAAATTGATGCATATCTTAAGTGTCCAAACCTTGAGTAAATAAATAAATTTCTAAGATTCAGAGGGAGTTTTTACTCCCACTGAATCTTAGAAAACATAATTCAGGGCCTTTTTAGAGTTCTTTATCCCCCACTTTTTTAAGAAGTGGGGATATTAAAACTCTAAGGCATCGGATAAATTAAAAATCAATTATAGATTGTATTTTGAGATTTTTTCAAAGTATGATCTATTTTTTTAATATATGAAAGAAATTAAAAAATATTCCCTATTTCAAATGATAACGAATATTAAATCAATACAAATGCAGAAAATTCAGACAGATTCCACAAGAGTAAGTTCTTTTATGATAAAATATAATAAATGTAAGAAAAAATAGTTAATAAGTTTTTTGATTTATAAATAATTCAAGGAGCCTAAATTAGATAGGAGTGATAATATGGGAAGCGAGTGGTCTGTTGGCAAATCGAAACTTAGAAAGGAAAGCTTAGAGAAAGTTACGGGACAGATTGTTTATGGCAATGATGAATTATCAAAACGTATGTTACATGGTGCTATTAAAACAAGTCCTCATGCATATGCAAAAATAGTATCTATTGATACAAATGTCGCAAAAAACATGACCGGGGTTAGAGCTATTCTTATAGGTGATGATTTTGATTTTAATTTTGGATTATATTTATGTGATAAACCTCCGCTTGCAAGAGATATAGTTAGACATTACGGTGAAGCAGTTGCCGCTGTTGTTGCGGATACCTTTGAACATGCCTTAAGAGCAGCTAGAGCTATTAGTGTGTCTTATGAAGTAATGACACCTATATTGTCTCCATTAAATGCTGTTAAGGAAGATGCAGAAATAATACATAAAAAAATGAATGACTATAGTCATATTGACCCTATTCATCCTGAACCGGGCTCTAATATAGCTAATCGAACAAAAATTAGAAAAGGAAATACTAAGGCGGCGTTTTTTGACTCTGATACACAAATTGAAGCATTTGTTGAAATTCCACTTGGAGATCATGTGGCTATAGAACCTAGAGTTTCCATAGCTGAAATTAAAAAAAACGGACAAGTATATATTGACTCTTCTACTCAAGCGCCTTTTGTTGTAAAAGGTTTAATGAGTACATTTTTTAATATTGATCCAGGTAAAATAACTGTTAAAACATCGTTTGTAGGTGGCGGATTCGGCGGTAAAGCAGGTATTCAACTTGAGGGACTTGCTTATCTTATGTCGAGGGCTGTTAATGGTAGACGTGTTAAACTAGTTAATTCTAGAGAAGAAGATTTAGTAACTTCTCCAGGACATATTGGTTTACAGGCAAAAGTAAAATTAGCTGTTGATAAAAATCATAAATTTACGGCCATGGATATGGATTATTATTTTAATAGTGGAGCCTATGCAGATTATGCAGTTAATGTTTCAAGAGCGGCTGCCATATCTTGTACAGGACCTTATTTTGTACCTAATATAAGATGTGACTCTATGTGTGTGTATACTAATATGCCTTTTTCAACAGCATTTCGAGGATTTGGTCATATAGAAATTGGGTATGCTATAGAAAGAGCAATTGATATTATGGCTAAGAAATTAGATGTTGATCCATATGAACTTAGGAGACTTAACGGTGTAAAAGTTGGTGATACAACTCCAGTACAAAGCACGCTTAGTAAAAGTACAGGCAATATTTTAAAATGCTTTGATGAAGTGAATGAAATGTTGGGCGGAAAGATTAAAGAGATAGAGCGGATTGATAAAAGAACAATTAGAGTAAAAGGAATTTCGGGTTTATGGAAAGCGCCAGCTATGCCTACAAATACAGATGCTGGAGCTATTATTACCTTTAATTCAGATGGTAGTATTAATATTAATACGGGAGTTGTTGAAATAGGTCAAGGGACTAAAACTGGCCTAGCACAAATTGCATCTGAAACATTAAAAATGCCTTTAGATAAAATTTATATTGAAATGTCAGTTAATACAAGAACAGCTCCGAGTGATTGGGCAACTGCAGCTAGTAGAGGTCTTTTTATGGCAGGAAACGCAGTCTATGAAGCATGTCTTGATATTATAGATCAGCTAAAGGGAGTTGCTTCACAGGTGCTTAGGGTACCATCATCAGATTTGATTGTTGAGAATGAGAGAATTTTTATTAATGATGAACCTGAGATTGGAATCGATGTTGGAAAAATTGGTCTTGGATATATTTATCCTAATGGAAATGCTATATATGGTCAAATTATTGGTAAAGGGAAGTACATTGCAAGGCATTTAACTGATATAGATAAAGAAACGGGAAAAGGTCATCCAGATTTAGAATGGACTCTTGGTGCAGAAGGTGTTGAAATTGAATTAGATGAAATTACTGGAAAATATAAAATTTTAAAAGCAGTTTGTTGTATTGATGTTGGTAGAGTCATTAATCCTCAAATTGCCACTGGTCAAATTGTAGGTGGTATGGGAATGGGAATTGGCTATACAACAATGGAAGGATTTAAGTTTAATAGTAGAGGTCAAGTTAAGAATGATACATTAAGAGATTTTAAAATAATGCGTTACAGCGATGCACCAAAATATCAAGTGAAATTTTTAGAAACTCCTCAAATGGATGGGCCATATGGAGCTAGAGGCTTAGGAGAGCAATCAGTTATTGGTATGCCAGGTGCTATTAGTAATGCACTATCAAGAGGAATAGGTAAAGAACTTACTACTTTGCCACTCACAAGTGAAGTAATTTGGAAAAAAATGATGGAGGATAAAGCATGATAAATTTTGATTTTGATTATTATAGACCTTCTAAGATTGAAGATGCGTATAATTTGATGAATAAGTTAGCAAATGATGGATTAAAAGCAGTTTATTATTCTGGTGGTACAGAATTAATAACATCATTTCGTAAAGGAACTGTAAAAGCAGATGCTGTTATTGATATAAAAAACATCGAAGGAATGACTATTATAAATAATAAATCAATTGAAGTAACTATAGGATCTTGTGCATCACTTAATAAAGTTATAGAAACGTTTAAGGATACTATTTTATCAGAAGTACTTGTAACTATTGCAGACCATACCGCTAGAAATGCTATAACTATTGGAGGAAATATACTTGGAAAATTAACTTATAAAGAAGCCTTACTGCCATTACTAGCACTAAAAGCATCGGTTCTTGTATACACAAAAGAAGGTATTAAAGAAATAACACTTGAACAGGTTTTTGATAAAAGAATTAAATTAGATAAAGCAGATATTTTATTTCAAATTAAGTTTAATAAGAATAATATGTCAACTTATCATACAAAGCGTTATACAGAATCTACTGAAGTAGATTATCCAATATTACACATCGTTTCTACAAAAATAGAAACTGGTTATTTTATAGGACTCTCAGGTTATAGTAACTTTCCAATCTATCAAAACTTTGAATTAAAGGAAACAATTGAAGAAGACATTTATAATTATTTTGAAGAATTTGCAAAAGAAGATATCAGAAGTTCAAAGGATTACAGACGACATCTCTTAAAAACTGTACTTAAAGATATGGAGATGGGATTGGAGGGATTTAATGATTAAATACACAGGTTATAATGAAGTTTCTCTCAATATTAATGGAATGTGTCATGTGGTACTCATTAAGCCTAATGAAACATTACTAAACGTACTAAGAGAAAAAATTGGGTATACGGGAGCAAAAGGTGGATGTGAAAATGGAGACTGCGGTGCTTGTACAATACTCTTAGATAAATTGCCAATGAAATCTTGCATGTTATTAGCTATTGAATGTATTGGAAAAGAAATTACTACCATTGAAGGCTTAGAAAGCACTGAAATTCAAAAGGCATTTGTTGATTTTAATGGTTTTCAATGTGGATATTGTACTTCAGGATTTTTACTTAATGCCTTTGCTATGCTGGATACAAATCCAGAAACTAGCGACTCTGATATGCATATTTGGCTTAACTCCAATCTTTGTAGATGTACAGGATATGAAGGCATAGAAATGGCTGTGAAGAGTGCGCAAAAGAAAATATTAGGGAAGAAATAAGTATAGGTACAATCAAAAATAATAGCATAGAAATCAAAATAAAAGATGCAGAGGAACCTTTTCATTTACTGAAAATAAATGAAAAGGTTCCTTTTTACTGTACTATCATTTTTAAAATTATAGCATTTAACTTGCAGGTTTCTCTCCAAAATTATCATTTAATATCCCTTTAATTTCTTTACTTTCAACAGGAATTTCAATAAAATCTATTGCCGAATCATCGAGTGGCATATAGAAAAATACAATTTGATTATTTTTATAATATATATTTATTTTTTCTGCTTCAAAATAATCTGAAGAATCTTTTTCAGAAATTTTCTTAGATAAAATTTGACGCATCTGTTTATCGTCTTTTATTAAATTATCATAGTTTATTTCATTAGTAGAATTTTTCATATCAATATTAACAGATTTTAGTATATTAAATTCCTTTTGTTTTTGAAATTTTCCCTTTCCTCTAAAAACTACGCTTAAAATATCATTGTCTTGTTTTGTAACTTCATAGGCGATTTTTAAATCTGTATAATATTCTGAATTGCCGTAAATATTAGTAATATTAGATAGGCTTTGATTTATATAATCTTGTAATAATTCACCTTTAAATCCTGTCATTTTTGGATAATGTATGATAATATTTTTGTCTGTATTTTCAAAGACAGTATCTAATAAGTTGTATGAAACATTATTTTTTTGCTCTTCATTTTGAACGTCTTTACTTGTTTCTACTTTAGATTCAACTACATTTTTAGTAGATTCCTTATTCACATTATCTGTGTTAAGCGGTACAGTGACTTCTTTTTTAGTACATCCTACTAAGTTTACAATAAGTAATCCTATAAGAAGTGTTATTAGTAACTTTTTCATAAATGTTTCTCCTTTTTAAGTTAAATATAATATATTTCAAATTAAGTTTTGATAATTTTGTTCGCTATAGGTAAGACGAGTAAATTAAAAAAAAGTTCCATATTTTTTGAAAATAATTAAAACAATTAAATTTATCCGATGCCTTAGAGTTCTAATACCCCCACTTTCTAAAAAAAAGTGGGGGATAAAGAACTCTAAAAAGGCCCTGGATTATGTTTTCTAAGATTCAGAGGGAGTAAAAACTCCCTCTGAATCCAAGAAATTCATTTATATCAGTTTTGCTCTTCTTGAATTATATCATAATATCTAAAGCTAAAAAAAATTAGACAGTTTTTAGACGGGTGTTCTTTATAATTATCATAATGAAAGTTTTCTGATATATTCTAATAATCAGAAAATATATTAACGTGAAAATACTAATGAAAGAGGTGCGACGATGTTAACAAATAACGAAATTTACGACGCAATGGATATTAAGCTAGATACAGTTTTACCTGAATATCCTAAATTTGATCCAAAGTATAGAAGAGCCCCTAAGAGAGAATTCACTTTGACAAAAGATCAAACAAAATTAGCACTTAAAAATGCTTTAAGATATGTTCCTGAGGAAATGCATGATGTTTTAGCTCCAGAATTTTTAGACGAGTTATTAACTCATGGACGTATTTATGGATATAGATTTAGACCAGAAGGTGCACTTTCTGGAAAACCATTTACTGAGTATAAAGGTAATTGTACTGAAGCAAAAGGCGTTCAAGTTATGATTGATAATAATCTTGATTTTAATATTGCTCTTTATCCTTATGAATTAGTTACTTACGGTGAAACAGGTAGAGTATGCCAAAACTGG includes:
- a CDS encoding FAD binding domain-containing protein, with amino-acid sequence MINFDFDYYRPSKIEDAYNLMNKLANDGLKAVYYSGGTELITSFRKGTVKADAVIDIKNIEGMTIINNKSIEVTIGSCASLNKVIETFKDTILSEVLVTIADHTARNAITIGGNILGKLTYKEALLPLLALKASVLVYTKEGIKEITLEQVFDKRIKLDKADILFQIKFNKNNMSTYHTKRYTESTEVDYPILHIVSTKIETGYFIGLSGYSNFPIYQNFELKETIEEDIYNYFEEFAKEDIRSSKDYRRHLLKTVLKDMEMGLEGFND
- a CDS encoding xanthine dehydrogenase family protein molybdopterin-binding subunit, with product MGSEWSVGKSKLRKESLEKVTGQIVYGNDELSKRMLHGAIKTSPHAYAKIVSIDTNVAKNMTGVRAILIGDDFDFNFGLYLCDKPPLARDIVRHYGEAVAAVVADTFEHALRAARAISVSYEVMTPILSPLNAVKEDAEIIHKKMNDYSHIDPIHPEPGSNIANRTKIRKGNTKAAFFDSDTQIEAFVEIPLGDHVAIEPRVSIAEIKKNGQVYIDSSTQAPFVVKGLMSTFFNIDPGKITVKTSFVGGGFGGKAGIQLEGLAYLMSRAVNGRRVKLVNSREEDLVTSPGHIGLQAKVKLAVDKNHKFTAMDMDYYFNSGAYADYAVNVSRAAAISCTGPYFVPNIRCDSMCVYTNMPFSTAFRGFGHIEIGYAIERAIDIMAKKLDVDPYELRRLNGVKVGDTTPVQSTLSKSTGNILKCFDEVNEMLGGKIKEIERIDKRTIRVKGISGLWKAPAMPTNTDAGAIITFNSDGSININTGVVEIGQGTKTGLAQIASETLKMPLDKIYIEMSVNTRTAPSDWATAASRGLFMAGNAVYEACLDIIDQLKGVASQVLRVPSSDLIVENERIFINDEPEIGIDVGKIGLGYIYPNGNAIYGQIIGKGKYIARHLTDIDKETGKGHPDLEWTLGAEGVEIELDEITGKYKILKAVCCIDVGRVINPQIATGQIVGGMGMGIGYTTMEGFKFNSRGQVKNDTLRDFKIMRYSDAPKYQVKFLETPQMDGPYGARGLGEQSVIGMPGAISNALSRGIGKELTTLPLTSEVIWKKMMEDKA
- a CDS encoding (2Fe-2S)-binding protein is translated as MIKYTGYNEVSLNINGMCHVVLIKPNETLLNVLREKIGYTGAKGGCENGDCGACTILLDKLPMKSCMLLAIECIGKEITTIEGLESTEIQKAFVDFNGFQCGYCTSGFLLNAFAMLDTNPETSDSDMHIWLNSNLCRCTGYEGIEMAVKSAQKKILGKK